The nucleotide window tgctAATTACTTATGtcaaccatcggtttttcatattgCCATTTTCATGCTTATAGCCAATATGATTATGGTTTTAATTGGGTtaataattggccaataaatattgGCAGCCAATACATTGGTGCATTCACAtccaactacttttaacttgacacagcatccgttttactctgactaaaacggcatagtcaatgaaaataataacttttagttgatgtgcaaaatgaaaaaacaaaattactatataattattatatagtatctatatttgggggcctttctcagcaaatatatgatatattatatatatatatatatatatatatatatatataattgtgattaattcaatcAATTAATTTGTACATTATGCAATTAATCCGATTGAAAATTAATAGATTGACAACCCTAATTTTTTACTAATCAGTCTATAAAGATTTCTGGGGCAAATTGTAATTTGTATTTCAGGTAACAATCCtggaaattaatagatttaaactaTAATTCTTAATAATGTACAAATATCTTCACTTAATCAAAATTTGTTTTGGAATGAATTTTACTCTACAAAAAGAGCAATAATGAGCTAATATCTTTTAGAgcagaaaaatatatattcacaaaACATTTATGATTTGATCACttcccatgacttttccaaaGCCTGGAAATCCAAGTTTTTTAATTCCCTGTTATTTCCAGGTTTTAGTTGAACAAATTACATTTATGGTTAAGGCATACTGTTACAACAAGAACTGAGGTGCCTAAATAGGAACTCTGCTTTTTTATCTGTTTGATAAAAAACAATATTACCATATATCATTTCCTGTACATCAGTGTTTCTAATACCGGCACTGCAATAGACATTTCACACCAgttgaatgtaaaatgtatatatgtatatgtaaaatgGTTTTTGTAGGATTAAATAATCCCAAGGATTGGATACAGACCTGTCTGTTCTCTAAATCAATCTTGTTGCCAAGCACTAGAAAAGGGAAGTTCTCTGGGTCTCGTGGACTGGCCTGAATGAGGAACTCGTCCCTCCAGCTGTCCAGGGTTTTGAAGGTGTTTGGCGCTGTCACGTCATACACCAGCACGCAGCAGTCTGCTCCTCGATAAAAAGCCACGCCCAACGATTGGAACCGCTCCTGTCCTGCTGTGTCCCAAATCTGAAATTAAAATAAGAATATTAACAATACTACAAGTCTGTGTGGAATACTAGGTTTTAattggtcaatcacagcattctgtggtcaaaaaAGTTTGTATAATGAACACAAAGACTTTTTCTCCTGGCAACccacatagctgtgctagttttgtGTCTCTCTTATCCCTCTGAGGTCTATTTCTTCTCACATGAGATTTCTTTTTCCACCTCAAATCAAAAATGTGTGTCCATTTATTTACTtgtaatgtacagtcagcaggtcattattgcaaagtcctgatcaccctgtcagggtatAGATGGTCATCTATAGATATAATGTATTTTGTGAAGATAAGATAAAGAGAGAAATTGGGAAACAAtggcacaattaattgaaaaccTAAAAAAGTCATATATAAAGAGACGTACCTGCATTGTCACCAGCCTGTCATCCACCATCACCTCCTTAGTAAGAAAGTCTGCCCCGATCGTGGCTTTATACTGATTGCTAAATTTCTTATTGACATATTGGTTCATCAAAGAGGTCTTTCCAACGCTGTGGCAAGCAAATACAGaaagatttatttaattttctaaaTACAAAGACTAAGTTTGTGTCTCAAAACCTTGGATCACTTCTGCCTAATTAGACAGAGGTTTTAGACAATATAAAAATGAAGGTGTTCAGAAGGGTGCCTATTATGCACAAACATGCTGCCTAGTTAGATAACTCACAAGGATTTGAGACACAACCtgtaataaattaacattaaagtcTCACTTACCCAGAATCCCCAAGAATGATAACCTTCAGGAGCACCTTTTTACGAGAAGCCATCCTGGTGGACTAAACTGAACCTGAACAATAA belongs to Myxocyprinus asiaticus isolate MX2 ecotype Aquarium Trade chromosome 43, UBuf_Myxa_2, whole genome shotgun sequence and includes:
- the LOC127433761 gene encoding ras-related protein rab7-like; this translates as MASRKKVLLKVIILGDSGVGKTSLMNQYVNKKFSNQYKATIGADFLTKEVMVDDRLVTMQIWDTAGQERFQSLGVAFYRGADCCVLVYDVTAPNTFKTLDSWRDEFLIQASPRDPENFPFLVLGNKIDLENRQVTTKRALAWCQSKSNIPYFETSAKEAINVDQAFQTIARNALKQESEVETYDFPDQIKLRDDRPVSSGDGCSC